From the bacterium genome, the window CGGGTTGGCGCAACCTCGGTCAGGAAAAAATCTGTGGGTGGGTGTTTTTTTGTCGGGGAGCTGTGGATGGGCGTTGAAGTGCGGGGAAATGGTAACGCCAGAAGATTGGTATGTCAAGCAGGTAGTAAAACTAGAAAAGAGTAAACCAATCGAAACCTAACTCAATGTAAACACGCTGACGGAATAAATTGTTTGGATCTATAATAGTATCCGTTGATTCATCATCTTCATCATATTTAAAGTCAAGTTCTATCCCAATACCACTGAATATTAATTGAGCTTTTAAATCTATAGCTATATTGTTATTTGGATCGGCAAATACAAGTAATGTAGGTATCGGAGATGCTTTACAATCTTGTAATGCATAAGATAATTTCTGGAAAGTTGTCCCGCCGGTTTTTTGGAATTTTGCCTCAACACCTAAATATTTATTTGTATCGCTATGTTTAAGGATTAAATCTAAATGTCTCGGTTTACCTACAAATCTATAACCAACTGGTTTTTCTTCTTTTATATCAATGGGTAAATTCCAAGA encodes:
- a CDS encoding PD-(D/E)XK nuclease superfamily protein codes for the protein MATGDRFKKAIRAYIESWNLPIDIKEEKPVGYRFVGKPRHLDLILKHSDTNKYLGVEAKFQKTGGTTFQKLSYALQDCKASPIPTLLVFADPNNNIAIDLKAQLIFSGIGIELDFKYDEDDESTDTIIDPNNLFRQRVYIELGFDWFTLF